Within the Erigeron canadensis isolate Cc75 chromosome 6, C_canadensis_v1, whole genome shotgun sequence genome, the region CAGACAGCTCTCAAGCTAAAAATTTCGAAGCTGATACTACTCAACTTGATGATTGGAAACCCCTAGTTATGAAGTTGTCAAATAAAGAACCAGAGATGCTTCTAAGCCTTCTGAAAGCTGTAGTTCAACTAATCGAGACCCGTGAAACTCTAAAAGGTGAAGTTTTTCTAGTTTGCAAGTATGATATTGTGCTTTAGTCTGCGTAGATTCTCATGCATTATTGAGAGTATAACTTAAGTTTGACATATACaactgaataaaaaaaaaaactcgcaTTCTTTAGATGCGATTCACAGTGCACGAGGTTTTAAGAATTTGAGAACATTATTGGTGACTTTTAACCTGTCTTACCTGGTCGACCTATATAACATTTCCATATTAGCTATCTTATCCGTTgtcttaaaattttcaaaacccaaGCTGGTCTGTATTTGGGTCCAAGAGAGTAAGTTGCCACTGTAAGTTGCCACTTCTGATAAAGTTTTCTTGTATGTGTACCAGAAGGAGAACACCTCAAGCCAGAGCACAATCCTGGACTCCACCAAACAGAGCATCTTTCCTCCCTTTTCCAGTGGCTCGTAGGGAACCTAATGGATCTAAAATATTCTCACCAGAAATCTACATCTATAGAAGCCGTAAGTTCACCAAAAGAAAAAGTTCTCTCTAAGTCGGATCTTGTACAAATCCTGCGAAAATGTCTCACAGTATCTTCACTTGGTAACAACTATCTAGCAACCGCAGTCTCAGTTCTTGCACAAAGAACTGGAAATCACACTTTTGTCCAGAAACTCAACAAGCTAGCATCCCTACAAACGCCATACGTAGATACCATGAATGAAACTATTTCGATTGATCAAGAAAGCTTTTACAACCAGCAAGAGAAGTTTATAAATCAAGCAGCCAAGAAGTTGgagttttttaaacaaaaactatCTCAAAAACATAAGCTAGAAACTGTTGGGGTGACTAAAAAGAAGAGTAAGAGATGGAGTGTGGTAAAATCATGGAAGTCATGCCCGATTGGTATGTTACCTTCTGATATTGATTCTTCGGGTGTTTTTCCTATTCTTGACGTCGTTGATGATCAAGATGAACAAGCGAATCTAGAAGAGCGTTGTGAGAAGTTGGTAGTAAACGAGTCTCGTGGCAAGAGAGAAGCTGATTGTCCTTTAGACGCATTGGataattcaaatgttaagaaaTGTAAGGAGAATGAATGCATTGAAGATGATGAAAGAACTCTTGAAGAAGTGAACAATCGGTTGATGATTGATGGGGTGTGGAAGAGGGTAACTGAGGATGAATTGAGTAACATCGCGTCGTCTATTAGAATTTTGGTCTAGTGTTAtcttatacattttttattgaGGCTTTGTAGTATCAAGTTACAGTGTTCTCCAGTTTTGTTTAAATAGGAGAGCAACTTACATTCTATTAGTTATGTTCAAAATAGAATGGTATAATTAGAATGTTTTCAATTGATGTTAAAAACCCTGATCGATGTGTTCAATCCTATGCTTTCATTCTTAAAAACTGTTGTCATTTTCCATAAACTGCAATTGGGTTTCAACTTCATGGACATATGGCTGTTTCCAGGGCTGAGTTTCACTTGAGTTTTTAGGAACCCAGTTACTTGAATTTTACTGCAAAGTTGGTCTTATTGATGTGCACTTatgttgtttgataaaatgtctgaAAGAAATGTTTTTACTTGGACTTTGATAATTGGGTTGTATCGGAAAGTTGGTGAGTATGAGGAAACATTCGTTTGTTTTATCTGATGATTGAACAAGGGGCCCACCTGATCGGTTTGTTTTATTCGTTTGTTTCACAATGTCACTATCAGGAATCGGGTTGAAATGGCAACAGGTATAGTGTGGTAATTTAAGAGCTGCTTATGCTGCCTTCAACGGGCGTTAGATTTATTAAGACAAATGAAACCAGATATTAATGTTTGACCCGATTCAGTCACCATGATTTCAACTCTCACTGTGTTCAAAGCTAGCTGCTCTCAACCAGCGGTGTAGTGTCTCATTAAAAGATCAAATATGTGTGACACTTCCAATAAGACAACAAGGCAAAAGGTAGACCGTCTTTATCCTTGCACGATATACTCTATGCTACGCAAGGAGGAGAAGTCACTGGGCACGTAACACATTATGATGATACCCAAACTGTAGATGCCCATATCATAATTTGAGATGAGTCATAGTGTGTCATGTGAAAAATCAGCTTAAGCGTGACTGTAACAAAACAATTCAAGTGTCGTATCTATCAATTGGTAGGTGTTGTATTGTAAGAAGTTGTATTTGTCATCTGAACTAGCTTATTTAAGTTTCTTTTAACGATACGAATTCGACCTCAAGATCTTATGATATTGCAACAGCTCAGAAACTCGCAAATTAAGCAATATACGTAGATCTCCTCTATAATTAATCCATACAGTGGTGGAAGATCACTAAGACCAAAAAGGGTTCTGGTCCCTCCAGAATTTTGGGATACAATAAgcaattatttaatattttatagtgaaaattaaaatatatgtgtatttacCCCTCTCAAAAGTTtaagatatagatatgtattagatttagaaaaaaatttgaCTCCTCCTGTAGGGATGTTCAAGTTCCGCCGCTGAATCCATAAGCGAACCCTTAAATTATCTCGAGCGGTGATTGAAGTATGCAGGCAACTCAATTGCACAGGACCTACACCATATATGTGGGgcatcaaaattttcatttttatctagTATTATGtaagttattttttgtttccatGTCCAAAATTCCCATAGCCATTTAATGATACTTAAAAAACGGTATGACCTTTTTAAGGCCCATTCATGACTTCGAGTGATCGAGTCGATATACTAATTGTAATGCATTTTTATCTTAGTTGATTTGTTTCATATTCTCTTTTATAAACTCAGGCAATATAAATAATACTCCGTAGTAATACAGAAAACAAGTATATTGATATAAGGGCGAGCTAAATGAACGTAATTGTCTCCTGCAATCCAAATGGGTAAACAACtcataaaatttgatatatttttgttaatgacataaatcatccatgtggtttACTCAAATAGTCACCTTTCGTCCTTTAGTTTTCAAAACCTCAAGGACAGTCTTTTATAGGTGGATAAGGTTCATGTTCAGTCATTTGACTTTTTGACCGTCAAGTTGTCTTCGTTAACCCCCCACATGCTTCCCACGTGAGGGGTACTCCAGTAATTAGCCACACCCCACTACAcgttttctctttcttttgtttatatatatatatatatataacaaaaatcatttttccccaaatcaaaacaactccTCATTTTATACATTTCAATCGGTTTCAATCCCTAAAACCCATGATCCAACATTAACTTTGCAACACCAAAATGTCATGCCCGTTATATACAATTCGTGTACATGGTGAAGATCACTTATGGGATCTGGATAATATGTATCGTGAGTATTATTACATTTAgggtttatattttatgtatttttagggtttttaacaAGTAAACAATTTTTGGGGTTTTATTAACGTATTTCTTATACATTGTAGATTGTTATGCTGGATTGTTCTCCTTCAAGGTGCACCATGGAGGTTTTTTCATGGAATGGCCAAACATGACTTATGAAAGAGGCAATATTGACCATGCTGACTGTATCAATATCGATAAGTTTTCAGTTCATGAGTTAGACTCCATTATGCGGGATTTAGGCTAATGTTCTATCACTTTCTGAAACCTAGGCATTCATTAGATGATGGCTTACACCCTTTAGTGAGTGACCAGGATGTCCATGTATTGTCTAACTATGTAGAGAAGACCAACCTTATAAGTCTTTACATTGAACATGGGATGTCAAATTTAGAGGGTTATTTCTTGCCAAGAAAAATAAATGTTGTTATAGAAGAGATGCCAGATGATGATACAGCTACATTTAAAAAACCTAAGACTAGACCAAAGAATAATAGTGGCACTTATAGAAAGGTATTGCTTGATTGGCATGAGGAACCTATTTTAACCCCTAGTACTCAACAAAACTTAAGAAATGTCAAAGATAATGTCAATGTGAATGCATGTGTGAATGAAATGGGTAAGGCAATTGTAACTGACAGTTACAGTGGTGAAAATGATAATGAGGATGATGAGGGTCATGAAACTGAGAAAGAGGATGAAGAGGGTGAAGATAGTGAAGACAGTGACTACATTCATGGACGGAACTTAGTGAGGACAGGAGGGGGTTCTAGCCCCTCCAAAATATCCATTCCTTAGCGATTATATATTTGATTCGGCAAAATGTTTATTAAACTTTAGGTAGTTCAACTGGTTATAGGTGAAGATGTAATGTGGTTCTGTTCTCTTCTACGAAGGTTCAAGCCTTGTAACTCCTTTCCTAACTTTTTATctatttgaatatttgattgtTACCTACCCTTTTTTTTATCTATCTCTTTGATGCccatcttttttactttttatatatttcatttatagTTTCCACTTTCCTGCTATTAAACACCTATATACATAATggtagaaaatacaaatttatatgtaattttaaacATCACTTAAAAGACATACATTTAAGTTGTTTATTGTAtaatttgtttagttatatagatataaagcTGAAGTGATGATGAGTACATCTATATACTTATCATGAATAATTGTATAATTCTGTTTAATTAATAGTTGTATAATTCTGTTTAATATACTATCTTAACATACAAACATtttgacccccccccccctaataAAATTTCAAGTTCCGTCACTGACTACATTGTTGATGAGGATAATGAGATAAAGGATGTGGAAGTGGATATGAGAGAGTTTCAATTGCATGTTGATGCAGATGTAGAGTTTATGGGTGGGGCTGTTGGTAGACAGGAACATGTTGAAGATAGTAATGAGGATCCAGATGTTGATGTACTACATAATGATGAGTTTGAAAGTGGTTCTGACCCAGATGATGATGTGAATAAGATTAGGAATAGATTGTTGAAAAAAATGTCTAAAGAGAAGAGGAGTGAGGAGGTTGTAATCTCTAAAACTGGATTTCATTTGTCACAAACTTTTGGAACATCCAAGGAGGTTAAGGATATGGTCAAGGCACATGCAATAGAAACTAGGAGGGAATTAAAAATAGCGAAAAATGATAAAGAGAGGGTTAGAGTAGTATGTGAAGGCAAGATGCCAGTGTTCAATACTGAAGCTGGTGGGCCAAAAGTTGGGCCATCTAATGTAGATGCATGAGCTAGACCAATTGTTAATGAAGCTTTTGGGCCTAAAGTTGGGCCAAAGCAAAAAAAGACAAAGACAGT harbors:
- the LOC122603287 gene encoding pre-rRNA-processing protein las1 — encoded protein: MTSEVEVGFKETTSTEVLRQEKYQLVPWISWDDWCFVKDSLFSSSPDPAFRRISAWRSRGCLPVIIEVTASIVEVQRKDPHFREGLSPSDLLEDDMLTMLYCMTIMRLINGIVEKTRDKNKFSIAEVADVIGIPRMLIDIRHESSHRDLPSLKLVRHASTKALDWLKAYYWEPQKMAILYPSDKTANCIKEIKSRIRKLASSMDVKGVKRSGFSLRGKSLKEYKSKQSKNVLKLYSSFPSEVVSILLDFLLKAQKSAHLMELSDSSQAKNFEADTTQLDDWKPLVMKLSNKEPEMLLSLLKAVVQLIETRETLKEGEHLKPEHNPGLHQTEHLSSLFQWLVGNLMDLKYSHQKSTSIEAVSSPKEKVLSKSDLVQILRKCLTVSSLGNNYLATAVSVLAQRTGNHTFVQKLNKLASLQTPYVDTMNETISIDQESFYNQQEKFINQAAKKLEFFKQKLSQKHKLETVGVTKKKSKRWSVVKSWKSCPIGMLPSDIDSSGVFPILDVVDDQDEQANLEERCEKLVVNESRGKREADCPLDALDNSNVKKCKENECIEDDERTLEEVNNRLMIDGVWKRVTEDELSNIASSIRILV